The following DNA comes from Corallococcus exiguus.
TGATGGAGGTGTCGAAGCGGAGCAACACCGGGGGCGTGGCCGCGCTCGCCCTCGCGAACGCGAAGCTGCTCATCCACGGCTCGATGGCGGGGACCCTCGACATCGAGGTGCTCTCCGAGCCGGGGACCTGGCTGCTCTTCCCAGACGGCCCCACCGCGCCGCCGGACGCGCCTCCTCCCAGGCAGGTGGTGGTGCTGGACGCGAACTGGTCGCAGGCGCGGAGGATGACCCAGCGGCTCCCCGAACTGCGGGCACTGCCCCGGCTGGTGCTGCCTCCTCCGGAGCCCGGCCTGCTCCGGCTTCGCGAACCCTCGCACCCCGCGGGGATGTCCACCCTGGACGCCGTGGCCCGCGCGGTGGCCTTGCTGGAAGGACCCGAGGTGGCGGCGCCGTTGGTGAGGCTGGCAGCGCTCCGGGTGCAGCGCATCGCCGACTGTGGGACCCTGAACTGAGTCCCATGGGATACCGGCTGATCATCTTCGACTTCGACGGGACGCTCGCGGACAGCGCGGATTGGCTGCGCGGCATCTTCAACGACGTGGCACGGCGCTATGGCTTCCGCACCGT
Coding sequences within:
- a CDS encoding tRNA-uridine aminocarboxypropyltransferase, whose product is MPPRAARPPRCSRCNLAKHLCLCTEVPQVETRTRFVFLQHVMEVSKRSNTGGVAALALANAKLLIHGSMAGTLDIEVLSEPGTWLLFPDGPTAPPDAPPPRQVVVLDANWSQARRMTQRLPELRALPRLVLPPPEPGLLRLREPSHPAGMSTLDAVARAVALLEGPEVAAPLVRLAALRVQRIADCGTLN